A window of Gossypium raimondii isolate GPD5lz chromosome 7, ASM2569854v1, whole genome shotgun sequence genomic DNA:
ccggcccatgagcacctctaagaaggataagggaaaaaaaaatattcatgtgAGATGGAGGggaaaaaatataacattattaatGGTGTCATGTTAGTCTGCGGCTATACCATTAACATCAGTTAATAATTCAGTAATTATAACATAACAAATTGATAACATTAATGATTGTATGGTAATTTAAACTACACATAAATGATTAAACTTATAATTTACCTTTAATTCTTAATTACAATGGAGTTAATGACTTCTAGTTCCTTACTggcaaaagaaaaaatgtaaaCAATGAGTTCATCTTGTTGTGAAAATAATCCCATTTTAGAAAGAGCCTATTAtcatagttaaaaatatttgataaattgcgattggaaatttttaattttacaagtttAAAAGAGAGTTTAATTATTCTctctttttgtaaaaaaaagagaaaaaagagagagagagaaatatgataatattttaatcatgttaGTGAACAagttttgggattttgaaatttaagtataattattagcattgttagaattattttattaattttgttagtgtaatttttgaaattaagaaaaatcacttggtaataatataataaaaaaatgatgttgtaattgTTGAAATGATCACTCTCATTCATTCTTCAATACTGATAGTATGTTTAACAAACTAACTAACTTGCATATACCTAACTCTGCTGCTAACTACTAACTGTCTTAACTTCTCAACAATAATGGATCTGAATTTagcaaaagaattttaatagtattagtaattgaatttacattttaaatataaaaaacaaaaggattaaattttaaaaataaaaataagtggactaaattctaaattaagaaaaattagtgttgtaatttatttgaatttacaaaagaattttaataatattaataattagacttaattagaaaaataaagtgattaaatttttaaaagtaaaaaataaatgaattaaattctaaattaattaagaatctAGTCacttatagcatattttaacgTTACGTATTTACATATTTCAACTAGGCCTCAtcttttgatttaaaaagcCCATTTTACCGTTAGTCTTAGTAGTAGCTCATACGCTGCGTTTTAGCTCCTAAATCATCTCGAATATTCCATAACAACAATGAAATCAAAACAACAAAaccccaaaaccctaaaacccccTAACAAAGACAACCATCATCTTCCTTCTGATTATTTTTCCCATCAATTTTCCCGGAAAATCAcataaagaaggaaaaagtaCCAAACAAAAAAGATGGTCTGGTTTCAATGCGAGGATTGCGGCGAGAACTTGAAGAAACCTAAGTTACCAAATCACTTCAGGATTTGCTCTGCTTCAAaggtcttcttcttctttgtttagaaaatcattttttttctttggttaatCTCTAATTCTCGGCTAACCCATTATTGTTTCGGTTGATTCTTTAGCTTTCGTGCATTGATTGTGGAGTGATTTTTGGGCAGCAAAATGTTCAAAGCCATACACAGTGCATGACTGAGATGGTAAGTTCCTTAATCccttaaaatcttatttatttaatttcggTGTAATTATGGTTCTAGCCCCTTTACtatgttaaattttaagatttaatctttattttgtttagacattatttgatacattatttttatataatgttagTAGTAGGTCCAAATTGTTCTAACAATGTGGGTTTGAATTTCGGAGATAACATTGTTGGGAGTAGCATTCGTGAATCCGAATATAGACCGTAAAACGGAAAtggagaataaataaaaaaacttagttATTGGTTGAACATTTTTGGATAGTCTGACTTAATAACagatgaaagaaaattttacgtCATTACTTAAATGGTGGCACGTTATTATCAAGTTGGACCTACTAATAAAGTTATAAAAAGTATGAAtgaccaaattatgtcaaattaaagtaaTGGCTTAAATCTCGAGTTTCTGCATGgtagagggactaaaaccataattagaCATTAATTTCTGATAAGTAATCtgactgatttttttttggtttcataTTTAGGAAAAATATGGTCCTAAAGGACAAGGGAAAACACCAAATGGTTCAATTTCAAAACCGAACAAGCAAACAAGGGAAAAACCTGATATTGATATCAATGTCGGGTTATCCCAACGTCCTCCATGGTTTTGTAggtaaatttttactctttttttatgtttaaaatgattgaatatatattgattatggTGACATGTAAGATATTGTTGAGGACTATATGAGTCAAGCGATTTCCTTAGGATTGTATTGTAATCTCTTTGTTGACAGCTTGTTTTCAGTTGGTAGAaacatttaacttaaataaGCTCAATTCTAGCTGAAAAGTTGTGAAGGGTGTTAGATTAGAATCGTAAATGGCTTTTGTTcaatgaaggaaaaaaatggGAGTGTTGCTTTAATTATAAGTATATTTTGGAGAATTCTCTTCTTCGGATAAGTAGTAAGAAGCAGTTTAATTGCTACCATAAATACAGTCAGCGACGATTACAAGCAATTTATGTGAACATGGCGGATTACAAAGTGTAATGTTAATATTGTCCGCTCTAATTTTGCGGCAGTAATATGATTGTTATCAGTGTTTTTCATTTGATTATGTCTACTAAAGCGTTGTTTGGGAAGGATATAGTTTTGACACAGTGAATGTATCTGGGAGGTCCCTCTATTATAAAGATctgatcaaattagtccctctactattaaatggatcaatttagtccctataccattaaaaagaatcaaattgagtcAAATTGGAATAGAATTAacatttattgttaaaaaaatatcatttactgTTTAACAgagatttttaaagtttttatggttatgtaaatgaattttttgtttgGAATTAAACTGCAgttgaaacaaataattttcaagACATTTTGTATATAGTAAAAGTTACCTTTGTTACAATTtggacttatttgattctttttaatagtataaagactaaattgatccatttaatgaTAGAGAAACTAATTTGATCCCGTCCTTATGATACAGGGACATTCCAAGTACTTTAACTGTTTTGACATCGATAGTTTTGTAAGTTGAAGACTGCTGCTTGGTTAAGTAGCATTATACCAGCATAGGATAGTCGCCTTTCGATTTAAAGGCTCACGATCCTTCATAGAGAGCTTCCTAGTAATTGGTGGCATTCCTAGGTAGTGAACAGGCAATGTGCCTAGCCTGAAGCCAGTAGATTTCTGAATAGGTTCAGAGCTTAGAATGCCGGTGGAGAggatttcaatttttgaattattgagTTGCTGCCCTGATAAGTATTGCGGAGAGTTCCAAACCTATAGTTTGCAATAAAGATTTTTCTTGAATAATGCATCTCTGTGGTTGACTTGGGGTTTTCTTGTTTCCGGTTAATGTTTTCGTCCTTTAGCAGTAAATTTCTAGGGCCAATACTCAAGAATCTGatctttttaagtttaaaacaCCAAATTTACTGGAATTGGATTTTCTTTGGTGTCTCATTTGATGAATCGATTAATAATGTTCTGGCTAATCCCCAAATATAGTGACTTTGACATTTCATTTCTCGAGTTGTTCGTTTTGAGCTCTTGATCTATAGTCTGAGCACTATCACAGTGTAAAATGTTGCTTGTGTATTAATCCTTgtctttttgttatttatcgTTCTATGGCTCGTGATCTGAGGAGGTTCTCGTCGTTATCTATGTATTTTTCAGTCTTTGCAATACCAAGGCTACCAGTCAGCAGGCCTTGCTTCTTCATGCTGATGGAAAGAAGCACAGGGCAAAAGCTCGGGCATTTCATGCTAAGCAACAACCTAAACAGATGGAAGAATCCGCTCCGGATTCAAAGGTTTCAGCTGAAAATAACGAGAATGGTGAGCTGCCGGAGAATAAATCTGTTGGAGATGCCAAATCACAGGATCTGCCTGAAGATGGTCAACCCCAAATCAACTCAGAAGCAACAAAAGGAGATGTACCttcaaataaaaagagaaagcTTGATGCATCTGTGACGGATGGTACTGAAAAAACTAGTGTGGGTGACAGCTCTGTTGAAATGGGCAATGGAGAAGTAGATGATGCAAAGGGAAAGGCAAAGAAATCCAAACATAATGTCGTAAAAGAAGATAAAGTAGAAGCCGCCTCTACGAAAGAagacaagaaaaagaagataaagTGGAAGAAGTTGATCAAAGACACCTTGAAATCCGTACGTCTCCTAATTAAGATTCATTTGATTTCATACTTTTTTTCTCCTTGTGCTTAAATAGAATCCGTACCGTCGCTTTGTTAAGATAAACACAGTGAAAGAATGATTAGGAACCAAGCGGAGGCACATTGATGCAAAGTcatttcatgtttattatatttacaaCCATCTTTCCCTCAGTTTGTCCATGCATTTGCATTTATGCTTTCTTTTCGATGCATGTGGCAGAGTCCTGACGGAGTTTTAAAGATGCGGAAGCTGGAAAAACGGGTTCTAAAGGCCCTCCAAGAATCCGGTGTAGATGAAGATAAGTCTCAACTAAGTGAAATATTGCAGCACAAGGTGAGAGGAGGTTCTTTCTCTGTGTTAAGGGTCCTTCTATGAGaatttttttgggtaaactacattagtTGTCACCCaactatattttatttccttttttaatcatccaactatgaaaagttgcAAAATTGTCACCCAActgtgaaaagttataaaatggtcacttaactattcaattttgtcttttttgtcaCCCAACTATCTTGGATCTTtgggtgttttcatttttacgTTAGCCGGTGACAGAAAAAGACAAAATCGAATAGTTAAGTGACCGTTTTgtatcttttcataatttggtgagcaaaaaagaaaaaaatcatagttGAGTAACCCCTATTGtagtttacccatttttttGGGTATAATTCACACCCCTTTGGTTGGAGCAAATCACTGCTAACACACACATCACAGTAGGCAACACTCTTGCGACACCTGACCAATGAGCCACAATTTGGGGTTCTCGTTTATGTGAATTTGGTTAGGAGTTGAGGCTCTTGTTTCGTTCATCACAACATAATCTTCATTTTTCTCTTGTAATGCAGATTACTTCGAACGACAGATTTTCGTTTGATGGCAAATACGTTCGTTTAGCAGCTAAAGACTGAAAATTGAACTTTTGATGAAAGCTCTTTTTGTGTGTGAAGAATGGCAATGTCGCCTGTAATCGGTTTCGATGGCAGGTTTGCtgtaaattcattcaattttgctcattttaatgaaaaaaccAGTAATTTATTAGTAAGTTTTGCTTGAGAATCAACTTTGTAGCTGGCCCTTCAGATGAGGCTTAATCTAGTAATTGTTGCAAATGCTTCAGAaactgtattttttttttttgtacctTGTTTATGGATTCATTTGAAATTAATGCCACCAAATTCATTCCATCtcgttttaatttgatttttgcttatattttttaaaaaaatcaatcctTTTAAAAGCTATTATATGTTTGAACATGACtcttaaaaatagttaatatccTCAAATTGACAATGCTTTCTAAATTAGTTTAGTGGTTGAATTGATTAGACTTGAtcaaattattgatttgatcaattaataaatcaaataattaaaattaaaaattatttaaaagttaatagaATTCGGTTCAATTATTTAACTTtcggtttaattaaattttttaaattttaaaagggtaaaattataattttttttataaggaAATGAGACGAACAGCTccataaatactaaaaacaataatgaaaCTCATCAACCATTCAAGTTTTATTGCATTAATGAAACTCATCAAATTACTTACAAATAAACATAGCCTCATACGTTTTCATGGTTCTCTAAAATGGCAATGATAAATTTCTCGTATAAATTTTCTATAAACAAACAAACCCAGTTGTctcaaatatttgttttctttacaatGATCCTCTCAGCAAATGGCACAATGTTGATTCAGTTCCTCCATTGCACCTAATGCATTTGATATTTTCGATTTGCATGCATTTTCGACATGTACGAACGCACTTCGGTTCCGCATCATTAAGtcgaaaacaaaacaaaaattattacgATCAACACTACAACAGAACATGCCATTGCCTACAACAAAGTCGGACCGCGTATGTTTGATCAGTACGGAAGTTATCTATGAGAGAGGAGAAAGGGAAAGGTGATGGTCGGGTGTACTTACAGCGATAGCAGAAGCGGCAAGGCCAGCTCTCTCTCTCGGATCTTTACGGTAATGATTTCCGAAATAGAGAAACGTAGCATAGTACCACATTAATGGACACATAAATCCTACAAGGAAGCTGTTAAGAAATAGAGACAACATAAGAAAACGGAAAACACTGAAGAAAGGAACACAGAGAAGAGTTGAAAAGTACTCACGAAAACCATCCAATCCCACAACCAAAACATGGAAGAGGTTTGTCGAAAATCCCCGTTTGGAAGTCTTCCTCGTCTTTGATAAGCGTATACTTGCCTTTCCCCACTGCATCCGGTGCTTGCCCTAACACGATGCTTTATTTGTTAAGATAAAGCTACAGGTACAGGTAAAAAAATCCCCAATCAAACATGTGATTAGCTTAATGGAGTTCATACCTTTGAACACTGAATAGTACCGAGCAGACGGCCTTAAAAGATCAAGATGTTTATCAGAAAGTGACTTTGTAACCTCGAGGCTGTTTCTCAGACTCCCAGACTCCTCGACAGCAACACCTGCAATATTATGAAGTAGTGTTGTAGTTAGGAAACTAATTAATAGATTCATTCATTTGCTTTATTTTCTCTCCAAAATCCACATGAACTACTTGTTTCTATTGCCATGATGGAATGTCTCCGATAACGGGTTAAGACAACCTTTTTTCAAAGAAGAGGAATGAACATAATCGAACAGCATTGCACCAATAGAAATGAAAACAGTGGgataaaagtatcatagaaGTCTCTatactaggagtcagattgcagTTTGGCCTCTCTTctcaaaaaatgagcaaattagtctttgCATGTTAGATCAAACAGCAAACTGATCCTTTCTATTGAAAATTTCTTccatttgtattattaaaaactgACATAGCTAGACGGAATAGCCAAACAATGATACATGGCATGTCACATGTATTTCATACATGGATTAATTTGACATACATGGattaatttgaccattttttgagtagaaggaacaaaataaaatccaacTACTAATATTgtacttttacaaaaaaaaaaaaaaaacatatttatgaGATAAATTTAGTGAACATGAAGAAGATTACTATGATCCATGTGTTCGGAGCGTTTAAACTCCTCGGCGTACACTCCAAAGGACAAATTCCCTGCTTCAAATGACAAAGAACTCCGATTCAGTCACAagtttttgtttcatatttaCGAGAACAATCAAAATTCGATACAATCCGGCTAGCCTATCAAATGCCCAATACAACCGAGCTCGAGTGATGATGATAACCGCATGTGCCGACGGGTTTAACCCAGTCGACATATGCAAATCTTTATCATTATCACTAAGCTTGACTATATCTTTGAGCTCGGTCGAGTTCGGGCATTTGATCTACTATCGGGATCATACAAAAAATTCCGAATTAGCTATACCATCTCCAAAGCAAATTaagaactaaaaattaaaaaaaaaacatttttttcatcAGAGTCAACTTGTTCTTAGAATTtctcaaacaataaaaattatagggttttttttttgggaaacTTCGCTATAATCAGTCCTAAGAATTCGTGAATTCAACTAAATTGGGAAATTATCCATCGATAaactgaatatatatatacacatatttatcaattgggggaaaataaagaaacaaaattgacCCCCCCAAAAAATTGATTACAAATCTAATATATTTCAATGATTCGTTACTCCAATTTGCTTTAATTGGATcaataattactaaataaatCCCAAGCTAATGATGGacaagaaaaaaagattaacaataaaaaaaatcatcagcaccaaaatccaaaaataaaaaaagtacaagAAAGGGAGGAACTTGCCTGTGAAGAACTCGAACTGGAGTGAAGCTTTTTGGATCTATTATTCTTTATGTAAATcgaagaaattaaaaaagaaatgtaaatttaaatgaaGAGTGTTTGAGATGAGAAGCAAAGGCcgaaaaattatactttttgtAATGAAAAAAAGAGCGAAAATTTGACTTCTGGTTTGTGTCTTTTGGCATTGAATCCGTAATAATGGTGGAAAATTACGGaaaaagatatattttttttaattttgcccgCTTGtcttaatttgttatttatccTCATCATTgcttgtaataaaataaacatattttaaatatttcttttttattttcttagttcGACGGCTACCGTGAAATGACAGTTAAACCCTAATTGGAGGGATAAATGTAACTTTTAGTGCACCTTTTCTTGAATTACTTTTTATTTGCTATTTATCTTGAAATTTCAcggttgttttcaatttaatccttaaatttgaattttattaagcTACGATGAATTTATACTATGCAAATCAAAGTAGTCACTATTGGTGTATTCTAGTATCAATATATTTCAGTACCGATTTTTTTAAGtgtgtataaaaatatttttaatcctcagatgaattatattaaataagattcagatataaaatatacatgcatCGGTCGGTTCACAGTGTTCCAgtacaatttttattatttattatcatttttaatattatttatgcaTCAACCAGTGTATAATGTTCAAGCCAGTGTAATTAGAATTGGGCGGAATAGACCGGTATGACTGCTACGGATAGAAATTTTAAGTGGTGTGGAAAAGGAAGTTGGTTGGACTAGTTTATTACTAGAATTGTGCGCATCGACCAGAACAGTTGGAACCAGAGCAGAATCGactataatatttaaaatttgttttttaaaataatttcttggtatttttctagattttatataaaattttaagtgataatatatcataatttcaAAGCGTCACATCATTATAACTTAGCAAAAATCCAAAGATTAGGCACTAAAGTGGGAAAATTTGTCAAGTTTTGAGCCTAATTTGGAACTAAAAAATATAGGAccaagttaataaaaatttcaaatttagggactaaagtgtgtTTTATCTCATAATTTGACTCCTCTATTAGCCGGTATTATTTGTAGttactctctttttcttttatgtttttcaattaattgtctttactaatttttaaaagctttaatcaaaatagtcattaaatcttaaatattttttgaatttcataatagaatttgttaaaatttaaattttttaccaaTGAGAGTTAAAAGGTGATATTATTTGAACAAACCAACAAAAATAGTATTTGTTTAACAAGGatgtttttacttaaatttaaaatttaagaaatgttaatataaataatttattgtattattatatttgaaaaataaaagtaagtttattaaaatctaagggttaaattaaaattgacaaTTTCATGTATTTATATTGCTATATTTTAGGAAATTACACTCGTATTTAAggtattatatattaatttaaattatattaaatttatagtaCATTCATTGGTGagtgaaaatataaaatgatataaaattattattgataatataataaaaaaggtaaataattGGGGGTTGTGTTACCAAAATTGAAATGTTAGACTATTGGGGTTTgcgttcaattttaaaaattaaattacacataattttattaatattttacttttgttaCATAAATTTGACTTATTAGTATTTTTCGAATTTGGTTGTTGTTTAGTTAATTTatgaaatcaatttaattaaacagGTTTTTaggaaagaaaattaatttttattttaatttttatattgtgaaaaatgttaccaagaataaaccaaatttttagagggtaaactacacccaaagTTATCAAATTATGAGTAAGTTTCTGTTTTAGTCACTtcacttcaaaaagttacaaaatggtcattaaattattcaaaagttttcatttaaggcATTGAgctattaaaattgttgttgcaTGACTTTCTCTGTTCgcactagaggtgctcatgagCTGGGTGGCCCGGCCGAAATAtaggagggtttgggtaaaaatataggcccgaaatatgggattgggcaaaaaaacaaggctcgtttagaaaatgggccgggcctcgggcaccacttttcgGCCCGGCcagatataataaatatatttatttttttaattttaaaatattttttacatacttttttaattttaaaatatttttaaaatacttttttttaatttttttaattttaaaatatttttaaaatactttttttaatttttttaattttaaaatatttttaaaatactttttttaattttttaaaatttttaaaataaaaatgggtcgggcccgggcttatgattttttcccgggccgggcctgggcaaaatcttaggcccatattttgggccgggtcGGCCTAGGACCCAggccgaaattttttatgggcccggcccggcccgacccatgagcacctctagttcgCACCACCCACACTAATCGAAAGTTATCCTCTTTCACTTGTTCAAGTTAAtcttt
This region includes:
- the LOC105794186 gene encoding UBP1-associated proteins 1C, producing MVWFQCEDCGENLKKPKLPNHFRICSASKLSCIDCGVIFGQQNVQSHTQCMTEMEKYGPKGQGKTPNGSISKPNKQTREKPDIDINVGLSQRPPWFCSLCNTKATSQQALLLHADGKKHRAKARAFHAKQQPKQMEESAPDSKVSAENNENGELPENKSVGDAKSQDLPEDGQPQINSEATKGDVPSNKKRKLDASVTDGTEKTSVGDSSVEMGNGEVDDAKGKAKKSKHNVVKEDKVEAASTKEDKKKKIKWKKLIKDTLKSSPDGVLKMRKLEKRVLKALQESGVDEDKSQLSEILQHKITSNDRFSFDGKYVRLAAKD
- the LOC105794252 gene encoding uncharacterized protein LOC105794252, translating into MDHSVAVEESGSLRNSLEVTKSLSDKHLDLLRPSARYYSVFKGQAPDAVGKGKYTLIKDEEDFQTGIFDKPLPCFGCGIGWFSFLVGFMCPLMWYYATFLYFGNHYRKDPRERAGLAASAIAAMACSVVVLIVIIFVLFST